The region GCAATCCAGGAACAGGCGACCGCCTTTGTCGATGTCATCAACGAACTAGCGATCAGGACGCCGCAGAAGAGAGACTTAAAATTCATGATCATTGCTCTCCAGATCCATCTGAATATTAGGACTGGCTTGACTGTGACTTAGTTTCTTCTGTTTCTACTATGGCTGCAAATAACTGGGGTATCGTCTATGATTGGAAAGTTCTCTGCAGCCGGTGAGCTGGGTCATTCCGTCGCCACAAGCTGGCCCAGGTATAAGCTCACCCTTCTTAAGGGCCTATCGGTTTAGGTCCTCAACTGTTGCCCGACGCGGCTGTGACGCTGCGGGCTGTTCTTCTATCTCTGTACTTCATGTCTGATACCCCAACAATGCCTCGGTTCGCTGATCTTGCGATCGCACCTCCCCTATTGCAAGCCATCGACGACGCTGGCTATGAAGCTCCGTCTCCTATTCAAGCGCAAAGCATTCCCCCCTTACTGGAAGGGCGCGATCTGCTAGGGCAAGCCCAGACCGGCACGGGCAAAACCGCAGCCTTTGCTCTGCCTTTGCTCAGCCGCGTTGATCTCTCCTGCAAGCAGCCGCAAATCTTAGTTTTGACCCCCACCCGCGAACTGGCAATTCAGGTCGCTGAAGCGATGCAGGGCTATGCTCGCCATCTGAGTGGGTTCCAGATTGCGACCCTCTACGGTGGTCAGAACATCAGCACTCAACTGCGCCAGCTGCGGCGGGGCGTCCATACCGTTGTCGGTACGCCGGGACGTTTGATCGATCACCTGAAGCGCGGCACTCTCAAGCTCGACAGTCTTGCGACTATTGTCCTTGATGAAGCTGACGAAATGCTGCGGATGGGCTTCATTGAAGATGTTGAAACTATTCTAGAGGAGACGCCCAAAGGGCGACAGGTCGCTCTTTTCTCTGCCACGATGCCGTCCGCCATTCGCCGGGTGGCTCAGCATCATCTCAACAATCCAGTAGAGATCAAGATTAAATCCAAGACCGCCACTGTTGCCAGCATTACGCAGCGTTACTGGCAGGTGCAGGGTCTCCAGAAGCTCGATGCCCTCACCCGCATCCTAGAGGTTGAAGACTTCGACGCCATGCTGGTGTTTGTGCGGACCAAAGTGATGGCGGCAGAACTGACCGAGAAGTTAGAGGCGCGGGGCTACTCCAGCGCGGTATTGAGCGGCGATGTCAGTCAGGTGCTGCGGGAGAAAACCGTTGAGCGCCTCAAAAGTGGCCGTCTCGATATTATTGTGGCGACGGATGTGGCGGCGCGGGGCTTAGACGTTGAGCGCATTAGCCACGTTATTAACTACGATATTCCCTACGATACTGAAACCTACGTCCACCGCATTGGTCGTACGGGAAGAGCCGGTCGCACCGGCGATGCGATTCTGTTTGTCTCTGGCCGTGAAAAACGGATGCTGCGCTCCATTGAGAAGGCAACGCGACAGCCTATTCAGCCGATGAAGATTCCTAGTCATGCTGATATTGCCGATCGCCGGATTGTGCAGTTCAAGCAGATGATCACCGATACCATTGAAGATCAGGATCTCGGCTTCTTTGAAGATCTGGTGAGCAACTATCAGCAGGATCAAGACCTCAGCCTGCGCGAGATTGCAGCGGCTTTGGCCTACCTTGTTCAACGAGAGCGGCCTCTCGTTCCTTCTGAAAAGGAGATCCAAAAAGACGGTGCGTTTACGGCCGGGAACTGGGCTGCAGATCTAGGCAAAAGCTCTCAGGTACCGATGCAGCAGTTTCGGATTGAGGTGGGCCGCGAGCATGGCGTGAAGCCGAAGAATATTGTGGGTGCGATCGCAAACGAGATCAACCTTGCACCGTCCTACATCGGTCAAATCAAGTTTTTCGACACCTTCAGCACCGTGTACCTGCCAGAGGACATGCCAGACGCCGCCGTCAAGCATCTCAAGAAGGTGCGGGTCTGCGGGCAGCAGCTCAAGATTAGCGTCGGGGCTGGCGGTGGCGGATATAACGCTGACCATGGTAAGCCTAGCCACAAGTCAGGCAAGCGTAAGCACGTCAAGAAACAGCCTCGCAAGGCTAAAGCCTAAATCATAGGCACGCCTGTATCTGTGTATATGAGCGTGCCCGTTGTTTATACAAGGTTGTCTTTATACAGTCCGCAGCTAGGCCGATGTCTTCGCTGCTCTGGCTGCTGCTGCCTGCTGAAATATTTTGCAGTACTGCAAATGACCGTCAGGGAAGGCCATGTTAAGCTGCAGCGGGTCTTCTGTATCTTGGGGATCGCAGGGTCCTTCGATGACGGTGCCGCCCTCTAGCTTCAGGGGCTTACGGTTTTTGACCTCTCCGGCGCTGCTGTCGATGTAAACCGTGAGGTTGCCGGTGTTGAACTGGCCGCCAATGTCTTGGATCAGCGTTAAGAAGTTGCGATCGCTTCCCCCTCTCCGCACCACGATCTGTCCTGACTCCTCAACGACTTGGCTGTTGACCGTATCGCCCACGCCAATGATTGTTGGCATCTGATCGGGATCAAAATTGGTTTTTACTAGGTCTAGTAAGGCGTTGCGATCACTCGGTGCCTGTCGAGCGTTGAAGCCTTCCCCGAGTGGGTATGTTCCTGTGCGGTTAAAGATATAGCGATTGAGCAGCGCCAGCACTCCTGCTTCTTTGATCGCTCCTTGAACCATGAATTGAAAATCTGTCGTTCCTGAACCCTCTGGACCCGCAAACCAAATGAGCTCTTGCCCCTGCGAATCTTGTCCAAGATTGGGAGCATAGTGAACAAAGAAAGAATCCCCTAAGTCCTTTTCCTGTGCTTCTGCAAGTAGCCGATCAATGAGGGCCTTTATGTTTTTCTGAAGTGCCACGTATACCTCTGGAGCATCTTGGAGATGGGCATAGAACGTATTGAGATTGGCCGTGGGTGACGCTTTGTTATCCAGGACAGAAGCAGCAATACACTCTTCTAGAATGCGTGATTCTAGTATCTCTGGATATTGTTGAAAAAAGTCGTGGAGTTGCCTCGCAATGCGGTCTGGAACGGCTTGGAGAAAGGCGAGCTCTGCCTCACTCACGCCAGGATGTGATACAGCCCCCTCTCGGTCTTGCCACTGGATACCGCCTGCTGCCAGTCCCGGCAGATAATTAGGGACTGAAGAATCTTTGAAGGCTTTCTCAACAATGTGATTAACGCCCCGCTGACCGATATGCTCACCATTGGTTAAGACGTAGAAGTGCTGATCAAAGGCATTCGTCGCCCGAACGTAGTCAGATGTAATCACCCGCGTGAGGGGATCTTTAACCAACCCCATACAAACCCCATCTAGATCTTGAATAATCAACAGATTCTCGGTGGTCGCTAACAAAGCTGCGAATGTCTGATGGTCAAGACTCAGAGATTGATCATGGAGCGGGGTATCAGGCATCGGGAACCTCTCCTCAAAAAGTGGCGGTGGACTTGCTCTCAATAGTCTAAGGGAGTAGGCCGACGGTCTGGAGACCCATGCTCATATTGATGCTTCAGTGCGTCTCTTAACTGACTGCGCCTGAACGATGCCGAAGTTCCTTCGCCTTCAGTGGTTTGCAGTATCTAAAATTCCTGAAAAAATCCGATTGTGGTGACGGCTTGTATGTCGGAGACTTGCGATATAGAAACGCAATCTCCATGGATGGAAACGCTCTATGCGTGGCAGGTCGGGGGGCGACCCTCGCAGCAGCATTAGAGGACAGCGTGTTGCTAAACTAAGTGCCGAAAGGACTTCAAAACTGCCTGAAATGCATTCAACGTCCTCAATCCCTCATTTTGAGGAACTTTGACCTTCAACACCTCCCTCGGGAGCAGGAGGTCAATCCTATAAATAAGCGCTTTTAGCAACGGCTTATTAAATATCAATCGTTTCGCTAAGGTAATGATGAAATTTAACTGGTGTGTAAGGATTTTTCTCGGGATAAGCCTGCTGGGTTTAACCGCCTGTGAGTCCACTGACGACCCCAATAAGAAAACAGTCACGATCTTAGGGGTCGTGGTCGGTGAGCAGCAAGACAAATTAGAAGCAGCCTTGGTGCCCTTTGAAGAGAAGACCGGCATTGAGGTCGAATATGAAGGCACAGACGCCTTTGCCACTCTTCTGCCCGTGCGTGTTGAAGCCGGTGATGCCCCCGATGTTGCCATGTTTCCGCAGCCCGGTTTGATGCAGGACTTTGCCAAGTCTGGCAAGCTGATTCCCGTGACCAACTTTATGGAGCCGTCGGCGCTAGAAGCGGCCTACCCAGAAGACTGGCTGAACTTGGCAACCGTCGATGACAAGCCCTATGGTGTCTGGTACCGAGCCTCTGTGAAAAGCTTGGTGTGGTACAACCCAGAAGCCTTTGCCGCCAAGGGCTATGAAATTCCTAACAACTGGACTGAGCTGATCGCCCTGAGCGACAAGATTGTGGCCGATGGTGAAACCCCCTGGTGTCTCGGCATGGAAAGTGGCGACGCGACCGGCTGGGTCGGTAGCGACTGGGTTGAAGACATTATGTTGCGTACGGCTGGCCCGGAGACCTACGACCAGTGGGTCAGTCACGACATTCCCTTTGATGCGCCCCCTGTGAAGGCGGCCTTTGAAAAGTTTGGTGAAATCGTACGCAATCCGAAATATATTTCGGGTGGTGCCGTCAGCGTTATTAGTACGCCCTTTGGCGATTCTCCGAAGGGGTTATTCAATGACCCACCCCGCTGCTATCTCCATCGGCAGGCTAACTTTGTGTCTAGCTTTTTCGGCGATGACGTCATCCCTGGCGAAAATGTGGATGTCTTTCCCTTCCCGGAGATCGATGCCAAAAATGGTTTGCCGATCTTGGTGGCAGGCGACGTGTTTGGGATGTTCAACGATACCCCAGAGGCCCAGGCGCTGATGGAGTATTTGGCGACCCCTGAACCTCACGTCATTTGGGCTAAGAGCGGTGGCTTTATCTCTCCCCATAAAGAGGTGCCGCTAGAAGCTTATCCCGATGATGTGGCGAAGAAGCAGGCTGAGATTTTAGCCAATGCTGAAGCCATTCGGTTTGACGGTTCAGATCTGATGCCGGGGGCCGTCGGGACGGGGTCTTTCTGGAGTGGGATCGTCGATTATGTCAACGGCGCTCAGGTGGATGCCGTCGTGTCGAAAATTGAGTCGAGTTGGCCAAAGTAAATGCTAGATGCCGAAAATCTCAATCGCATTCTAAATGCACTGGTCGCCATTGTGGTTGGTTCCGGTGGCGTGATTGCGCTGTTCTATGCCATGAATGCGCTGGTGGCTGCGCTGCCCTTCAAGGGGAAGTCGAGGCTGCTGCCCTGGGTTTATATCAGTCCGGCGCTTGTCATTTTGGTAGCTTATCTGGTTCTGCCAACGATCTGGACAGTGTACATCAGCTTTTTTGATCGCCGCTCAGAAGATTTTGTGGGGCTTGATAACTACATCTTTGCGTTTACCGATGCCTCGATGCTGGTGGCGTTCCGTAATAATTTGCTGTGGCTGGTGTTAGTGACCGGCGTGAGCGTGGCCCTGGGGCTGGTGATTGCGGTGCTGGTGGATAAGGTCAAGTATGAAGCCTTTGCCAAGGGACTGATCTTCATGCCCATGGCGATCTCCTTTGTTGGGGCTAGCGTCATCTGGCGGTTTGTCTACGCCTATACACCGCCGGAGTTCGAGCAGATTGGGTTATTGAATGCGATCTTGGTCCAGGTCGGCTTTGAACCCATTGGCTGGCTGGTGAACAAGTCGGTGAATAACTTTGCCCTGATCGCGATTATGATTTGGCTGCAGACCGGCTTCTGTATGGTCCTGCTGTCTTCAGCCGTTAAGGGTATTCCTGGCGATGTGCTAGAGGCGGCCCGCATGGACGGGGCCAATGAGCTGCAGATCTTCTGGCGGATTACGATTCCGATGATTCGCTCCACGATTACGGTGGTGGCGACGACGGTGGTGGTCTTGGTGTTGAAGGTCTTCGATATTGTGTTTGTGATGACGGCAGGGAGGCTGGACACGGATGTGATTGCCAGCCGCATGATTAAAGAGATGTTTAATTCCCGAGATTTTGGCAGAGGAAGTGCGATCGCAGTCATTCTTTTAATCGCAGTTATTCCCGTAATGGCGGCCAATATCCGACGGTTTCGTCAGCAGGAGGTGAGTCGATGACTGCCGCTAAGCCCATTAAAAAGAAGCGTTTCAGCAAGTTTGAGACTTTCGTGAGCCGTGCCCCCGTGCATATCGCAGTGATCGCGATTGCGCTGATCTGGACGTTGCCGACGATTGGACTGCTGGTGAGTTCAATTCGCATGCCCGATGTGCTGCTGGAATCAGGCTGGTGGACGGTCTTTCAGCTCCCCTTTGACTTCACGCAGTTCCAGCTCAAGAACTATGCTGACGTTCTTCAAGGGGAAGATATGGGTCAGGCGTTTCTCAATAGTCTGGCGCTTTCGATTCCGGCGACGGTGATGCCAATTGCGATCGCAACTTTCGCCGCCTACGCCCTCGCCTGGATGGAATTCCCCGGACGGCAGGTTCTGTTTGCCCTAATCGTTGGCTTACTTGTTGTTCCCCTGCAGATGACGTTGATTCCGATTTTGCGGGTCTACAACGAGACCAACCTAGCGGGCACATTCTTGGGCGTCTGGCTCGCTCACACGGGATATGGACTGCCCTTAGGAATCTATCTGCTTCGTAACTACATTGGGTCGCTACCTCGTGATCTAATTGAGGCCGCTTCAATGGATGGCGCTTCGCACCTGAAGATTTTTACGCGACTGGTGGTGCCGCTTTCGACACCTGCGATCGCATCTTTTGCTGTCTTTCAATTCCTGTGGGTGTGGAATGATCTGCTTGTGGCGCTGGTGTACTTAGGAGGCGATCAGAAAGTGGCTCCAGTGACGTTGATTTTAAGAAATCTAGTAGGCGACCGCGGTCAGGATTGGCATCTGCTCACGGCTGGGGCCTTTATCTCTATGATTGTGCCCTTAATTGTGTTCTTCTCTCTGCAGCGCTACTTCGTGCGAGGCTTGTTAGCCGGATCGGTAAAAGGATAGAAATTGGAGCGATAAACATGGCAGGCATTGTTTTTGAGCAGGTCACCAAGCAGTATGAAAACGGGTTTGAAGCGGTCAAGAACTTCAACCTTGAAATTGGCGAGCAAGAATTTTTGGTCTTAGTCGGACCCTCTGGCTGCGGCAAAACCACATCACTCCGGATGCTGGCGGGGCTAGAGTCCATTAGCACGGGCAACATCTACATCAATGACAAGCGCGTTAATGATGTGGCCTCGAAAGATCGAGATATTGCGATGGTGTTTCAGTCCTACGCCCTGTATCCCCACATGACCGTATTTGAAAATATGGCCTTTAGCTTAGATCTGCAGGGCGTTTCTAAGGCTGAGCAGAAAGAACGGGTTCAGAAAACAGCCACACAGCTCGGGATCGAGGCCCTGCTGGACCGGAAACCCAAGCAGCTCTCGGGGGGACAGCGGCAGCGAGTAGCGGTGGGACGCGCCATTATCCGTGACCCTGCGGTATTCCTAATGGATGAACCGCTCTCTAACCTAGATGCCAAGCTCAGAGGACAGGCTCGGACAGAGCTGAGCGACCTGCAAACAAAACTCGGCACCACCTTTGTCTACGTTACCCACGATCAGGTGGAGGCGATGACGATGGGCACCCGGATTGCCGTGATGAATCAGGGCATTTTGCAGCAGGTTGATACGCCCCAAACGCTCTATGAGCGTCCCAATAATATGTTCGTGGCCGGATTTTTAGGCAGCCCGTCCATGAACTTTCTCAAGGCAAAGCTTACGGCAGAGCAAGGGCAGCTTTGGGTCGTCAATCAAGCCGTCAAGCTACCGTTGCCGCCGCAATTACAGGCAAAATACCAGCAATATCAGGGCATGGAGGTTATCTTTGGCCTCCGCCCGGAGCATATTGCGCTGTCTGCCGCTGGCGATTCTGCCACAGATGTTGCGGCTCAGGTTTCTGCCCTAGAGATGATGGGGCATGAGGCTATGGTTTACTTCACGCTATCCGATGGTCAAAACTGCATTGCTCGCGTTCCTCCTCAACTGCAGCTTGTGCCGGGAGATAACTTCACAGCCTATTTCGACATGAATTACTGTCATTTATTCGATCTCGATTCGGAGCATGTCCTGTAGCCCCTATTCTTTACCCATAACTCCTGCAATTCCTGTGAAGACCGGGGTCTAGCCCCCCTTTTTAAGAGGGTGGGTGGGCGAATCTCCCCTTAACTATCGCTATACAACTGACGATTTTGGAAAGCCCGTTGCATAGCGATGATCTAAATCCCCCCAGCCCCCCTTGCAAAAGGGGGGAGAATATAAGCTATAAGTAGACTTCAGGGCTTATGGGCGAATGCGAATGCAGCGCCAGCGGCGATTTGCTTAGCGCTATTTTAAGAGCGCTGGCCCCACTTTTTAAGCAGCTCAGCAGCAACCTCCACCATCCTGGGGTCAAAGGTTTCGATATAGTCGATCATGGGTTGCGGAACAGATGAATCCTGGAGCTGTTCAAGGACTGTCTCCCCATCACTAGAAGTAAAAAGAGTTTCCAACAGATGGTCCTGAAAGGCTGCGAGTTCCCTTTCCTGCATTGTCCTATCCTTCTCTGTCGGCTTGCACAATAGCTTGAATCCGGGCAAAGTCTTGTCGAAATTGGCTTTGTTCAGAGGCGGGTCCCAGCGTATTGCCTAGACGCTCAAAAATCACGAACTGGACATTAAGGCACTGCTGCAAAGCCAAGGTCAGCAGCTCAAAGACCGCTTCTGGAACAGGTTGGTCATGGGTGTCGCGTCGAATTTGCCCCCCTGTCCCTTTGCTCCAAGAGCCACCAGAGATATGGATCTCTCGAACCCGATGGAGGGGGTAGAGTGCCAATAGTTCGGTGGCAGAGATCTGAAAGTTGCAGACTTGGCAGTACAAATTATGGACATCCAGCAGCAGAAAACCATCGACTGACTCTAGGAGCTTCTCTAGAAAGATACCCTGCTCTCGTACGTCCTGCTGGCTGAAGGCGAACGCTAAATTCTCCAGCCCCACCGGCACTTGTGCCACCTCAGCAAGTCGCTGTAATCGTTCACGCCCCAACTGTAGAGTCTCAGGGCATAACGGCATGGGTAAGGGGGCACTTTGACGAAAGGTCTCTGTTGCTAGCCAGCCAAAATGTTCTGAAATATGTTGATAGTGATACTGTCGACGCTCTGCTTCTAAACAGGCTAACCAGTGACTCCGATCGAGTTGGGCCGACAGTAGAGAGTAGCTAACGCCGTGCCCCAGCAAACGATCTTGCTGACTGAACTGATCTAGCAGAGGCGGCACCCACGTTGGCAGGCCAACCTTACCCCATCCCATATCAAAGCTCCATTCCAGGACTTCGACAGCACTAGATTCAAGTAGAGGTTGAGCCGTTTGCCAAAAATCGGCCTGAGGCATCAAAGACAGGCCTAGGCTGGGGCGAGTGGTTGTGGTTGTCGCCACGATTACCCCCGACCACAGGGTGGGCAATAGCCGGCCCGATAGCGAGGGTCTTTGGGATTGAGATGTGTTGGGAGGGTCTGAACAGGTGGCTCGTCCTTGGGCTTTACCTCAATGTTGTTCGACTCAGCTTTGGCCTGTGCTTCCAGGACCTGTGGCTGGGAATCAGATGGCTCAATTTCACCTGAGGGAATTGCTTCGAGCGGTTTTTCGTGACGTTTTGGGCTAGCCCGTACGTTCTCTATACCGCTCAGAAGAAACAATAGGCCGAGCAGAAACGGAAGATAAAGCTTCATAGAACATAGGGGAGTGAGTGAATGGAATGACTTCAGTCGCCTGACTGTTAACCCATGCCGCAGGCGGGACAATTACCGTCGAAGCTGTGGCGAGGATCCTCTAGCTGATAGAGGGGAGTTGTCAGTGGGACTTTAGGCTGTTCTACTTGGGGCGTTGGCTGTTCGGCTCTCGTCGATTCGACCTTGGCTGTGATCGCCTCTATCTCTTCTGAGGTGATTGGCGCTTGCGAGTGGCGTTCGGTGACTTTAGCGGCAGGGGGCTGATGATTTTGAGGTGGCTCACTCAGTCGTGGCTTGGCCTGTGTGCTCCCGACAAAGCTCAATAGAGGCAACAGGCTTAGCAGGGCGGGCAAAGAAAGTGATTTCATGGGCAGCGTCTCTTCAGGAGGGCTTGAGTACTTTTATTCTATGGGGGTGCTTCCATTACTGCTGTTGTGGTTTCACTTTTAGTAACTGCTTTTCTTCTTTGCGATCTCTAAAGGAGATCGTTGAGTAGGAATGCATTAAGGTGAACTGAAGGTAAGCGTCTATCCCCGGCCCACCATGCAAAACTTCAACTGGCATCAGCTTCAAAACGGTTCAGATATTCGTGGGGTTGCCCTCGATGGCGTGGCGGGCGAAGCTATTAATCTGACTCCCGAAGCGACCACCATGCTCGGGAAAGCCTTTGTGAGCTGGTTGGCTGAGCAGGTGAATAAACCGGCTGCTGATTTGGTTATTTCTATTGGTCGAGATAGTCGCCTATCGGGGCCTGACCTAAAGCAGGGACTTATTTCAGGGATTACGGCAATGGGGAGTCGGGGCTATGATTTTGAACTGGCTTCGACGCCCGCGATGTTCATGAGCACGGTGACGGATGGCTTCAACTGTGATGGAGCGATTATGCTGACGGCGAGCCACCTCCCTTTTAACCGCAATGGCCTCAAGTTCTTCACGACTCAGGGGGGCTTAGGCAAGCCTGATATTAGCGCGATTCTTGCTTTGGCCGAGGCCGATGCGTTTACGACGGCGGCTCAGGCTGGAACCGTTGAGCCACGGGATTTTATGGGTGTTTATGCCCAGCAGCTTGTGCAAACGATTCGCAAGGGCGTTGATCATCCTCAGCAGTATGAGCAGCCGCTGCAGGGTCTTAAGATTGTGGTGGATGCAGGGAATGGCGCTGGAGGATTTTTTGCGGAGCACGTCCTGCAGCCGTTGGGGGCTGATACCACCGGTAGCCAATTTTTAGAGCCAGACGGGACGTTCCCGAATCATATTCCCAACCCTGAAGATGGAGATGCGATCGCATCCCTAAAAAAAGCCGTCACCACCCACAACGCCGACTTTGGCATCATTTTCGATACTGATGTTGATCGTTCAGGGGCTGTCGATCATACCGGCCAAGAACTCAACCGCAACCGGTTAATTGCCCTGATGTCCGCCATCGTCTTGAAAGAGCATCCCGGCTCCAGCATCGTCACCGACTCGATCACCTCCGATGGATTGACCCAATTTATCGAGCAACAATTAGGGGGGCAGCATCATCGCTTTAAGCG is a window of Acaryochloris thomasi RCC1774 DNA encoding:
- a CDS encoding DEAD/DEAH box helicase, whose protein sequence is MSDTPTMPRFADLAIAPPLLQAIDDAGYEAPSPIQAQSIPPLLEGRDLLGQAQTGTGKTAAFALPLLSRVDLSCKQPQILVLTPTRELAIQVAEAMQGYARHLSGFQIATLYGGQNISTQLRQLRRGVHTVVGTPGRLIDHLKRGTLKLDSLATIVLDEADEMLRMGFIEDVETILEETPKGRQVALFSATMPSAIRRVAQHHLNNPVEIKIKSKTATVASITQRYWQVQGLQKLDALTRILEVEDFDAMLVFVRTKVMAAELTEKLEARGYSSAVLSGDVSQVLREKTVERLKSGRLDIIVATDVAARGLDVERISHVINYDIPYDTETYVHRIGRTGRAGRTGDAILFVSGREKRMLRSIEKATRQPIQPMKIPSHADIADRRIVQFKQMITDTIEDQDLGFFEDLVSNYQQDQDLSLREIAAALAYLVQRERPLVPSEKEIQKDGAFTAGNWAADLGKSSQVPMQQFRIEVGREHGVKPKNIVGAIANEINLAPSYIGQIKFFDTFSTVYLPEDMPDAAVKHLKKVRVCGQQLKISVGAGGGGYNADHGKPSHKSGKRKHVKKQPRKAKA
- the stpA gene encoding glucosylglycerol 3-phosphatase; this encodes MPDTPLHDQSLSLDHQTFAALLATTENLLIIQDLDGVCMGLVKDPLTRVITSDYVRATNAFDQHFYVLTNGEHIGQRGVNHIVEKAFKDSSVPNYLPGLAAGGIQWQDREGAVSHPGVSEAELAFLQAVPDRIARQLHDFFQQYPEILESRILEECIAASVLDNKASPTANLNTFYAHLQDAPEVYVALQKNIKALIDRLLAEAQEKDLGDSFFVHYAPNLGQDSQGQELIWFAGPEGSGTTDFQFMVQGAIKEAGVLALLNRYIFNRTGTYPLGEGFNARQAPSDRNALLDLVKTNFDPDQMPTIIGVGDTVNSQVVEESGQIVVRRGGSDRNFLTLIQDIGGQFNTGNLTVYIDSSAGEVKNRKPLKLEGGTVIEGPCDPQDTEDPLQLNMAFPDGHLQYCKIFQQAAAARAAKTSA
- a CDS encoding ABC transporter substrate-binding protein; amino-acid sequence: MKFNWCVRIFLGISLLGLTACESTDDPNKKTVTILGVVVGEQQDKLEAALVPFEEKTGIEVEYEGTDAFATLLPVRVEAGDAPDVAMFPQPGLMQDFAKSGKLIPVTNFMEPSALEAAYPEDWLNLATVDDKPYGVWYRASVKSLVWYNPEAFAAKGYEIPNNWTELIALSDKIVADGETPWCLGMESGDATGWVGSDWVEDIMLRTAGPETYDQWVSHDIPFDAPPVKAAFEKFGEIVRNPKYISGGAVSVISTPFGDSPKGLFNDPPRCYLHRQANFVSSFFGDDVIPGENVDVFPFPEIDAKNGLPILVAGDVFGMFNDTPEAQALMEYLATPEPHVIWAKSGGFISPHKEVPLEAYPDDVAKKQAEILANAEAIRFDGSDLMPGAVGTGSFWSGIVDYVNGAQVDAVVSKIESSWPK
- a CDS encoding carbohydrate ABC transporter permease produces the protein MLDAENLNRILNALVAIVVGSGGVIALFYAMNALVAALPFKGKSRLLPWVYISPALVILVAYLVLPTIWTVYISFFDRRSEDFVGLDNYIFAFTDASMLVAFRNNLLWLVLVTGVSVALGLVIAVLVDKVKYEAFAKGLIFMPMAISFVGASVIWRFVYAYTPPEFEQIGLLNAILVQVGFEPIGWLVNKSVNNFALIAIMIWLQTGFCMVLLSSAVKGIPGDVLEAARMDGANELQIFWRITIPMIRSTITVVATTVVVLVLKVFDIVFVMTAGRLDTDVIASRMIKEMFNSRDFGRGSAIAVILLIAVIPVMAANIRRFRQQEVSR
- a CDS encoding carbohydrate ABC transporter permease: MTAAKPIKKKRFSKFETFVSRAPVHIAVIAIALIWTLPTIGLLVSSIRMPDVLLESGWWTVFQLPFDFTQFQLKNYADVLQGEDMGQAFLNSLALSIPATVMPIAIATFAAYALAWMEFPGRQVLFALIVGLLVVPLQMTLIPILRVYNETNLAGTFLGVWLAHTGYGLPLGIYLLRNYIGSLPRDLIEAASMDGASHLKIFTRLVVPLSTPAIASFAVFQFLWVWNDLLVALVYLGGDQKVAPVTLILRNLVGDRGQDWHLLTAGAFISMIVPLIVFFSLQRYFVRGLLAGSVKG
- a CDS encoding ABC transporter ATP-binding protein, whose product is MAGIVFEQVTKQYENGFEAVKNFNLEIGEQEFLVLVGPSGCGKTTSLRMLAGLESISTGNIYINDKRVNDVASKDRDIAMVFQSYALYPHMTVFENMAFSLDLQGVSKAEQKERVQKTATQLGIEALLDRKPKQLSGGQRQRVAVGRAIIRDPAVFLMDEPLSNLDAKLRGQARTELSDLQTKLGTTFVYVTHDQVEAMTMGTRIAVMNQGILQQVDTPQTLYERPNNMFVAGFLGSPSMNFLKAKLTAEQGQLWVVNQAVKLPLPPQLQAKYQQYQGMEVIFGLRPEHIALSAAGDSATDVAAQVSALEMMGHEAMVYFTLSDGQNCIARVPPQLQLVPGDNFTAYFDMNYCHLFDLDSEHVL
- a CDS encoding multinuclear nonheme iron-dependent oxidase encodes the protein MATTTTTRPSLGLSLMPQADFWQTAQPLLESSAVEVLEWSFDMGWGKVGLPTWVPPLLDQFSQQDRLLGHGVSYSLLSAQLDRSHWLACLEAERRQYHYQHISEHFGWLATETFRQSAPLPMPLCPETLQLGRERLQRLAEVAQVPVGLENLAFAFSQQDVREQGIFLEKLLESVDGFLLLDVHNLYCQVCNFQISATELLALYPLHRVREIHISGGSWSKGTGGQIRRDTHDQPVPEAVFELLTLALQQCLNVQFVIFERLGNTLGPASEQSQFRQDFARIQAIVQADREG
- a CDS encoding phosphomannomutase/phosphoglucomutase → MQNFNWHQLQNGSDIRGVALDGVAGEAINLTPEATTMLGKAFVSWLAEQVNKPAADLVISIGRDSRLSGPDLKQGLISGITAMGSRGYDFELASTPAMFMSTVTDGFNCDGAIMLTASHLPFNRNGLKFFTTQGGLGKPDISAILALAEADAFTTAAQAGTVEPRDFMGVYAQQLVQTIRKGVDHPQQYEQPLQGLKIVVDAGNGAGGFFAEHVLQPLGADTTGSQFLEPDGTFPNHIPNPEDGDAIASLKKAVTTHNADFGIIFDTDVDRSGAVDHTGQELNRNRLIALMSAIVLKEHPGSSIVTDSITSDGLTQFIEQQLGGQHHRFKRGYKNVINEAIRLNQSGQDAWLAIETSGHGAMKANYFLDDGAYLISQLLIELAKAKQSGQALSDLISTLQEPTESQELRIEITADDFKACGNQVIEKLQAFAAQQADWTLVPNNYEGVRIACTSPSEAGWFLLRLSLHDPVLPLNIESNVTGGVAQIALRLMACLQKFESLDIPPIT